The Delphinus delphis chromosome 10, mDelDel1.2, whole genome shotgun sequence genome includes a region encoding these proteins:
- the SRF gene encoding serum response factor isoform X2, which translates to MLPSQAGAAAALGRGSALGGSLNRTPTGRPGGGGGGGTRGANGGRVPGNGAGLGPGRLEREAAAAATTTPAPTAGALYSGSEGDSESGEEEELGAERRGLKRSLSEMELGVVVGGPEAAAAATGGYGPVSGAVSGAKPGKKTRGRVKIKMEFIDNKLRRYTTFSKRKTGIMKKAYELSTLTGTQVLLLVASETGHVYTFATRKLQPMITSETGKALIQTCLNSPDSPPRSDPTTDQRMSATGFEETDLTYQVSESDSSGETKDTLKPAFTVTNLPGTTSTIQTAPSTSTTMQVSSGPSFPITNYLAPVSASVSPSAVSSANGTVLKSTGSGPVSSGGLMQLPTSFTLMPVTLPATIMTSSVPTTVGGHMMYPSPHAVMYAPTSGLADGSLTVLNAFSQAPSTMQVSHSQVQEQGGVPQVFLTAPSGTVQIPVSAVQLHQMAVIGQQAGSSSNLTELQVVNLDAAHSTKSD; encoded by the exons ATGTTACCGAGCCAAGCTGGGGCCGCGGCGGCGCTGGGCCGGGGCTCGGCCCTGGGGGGCAGCCTGAACCGGACCCCGACGGGGCGGCCAGGCGGTGGAGGCGGCGGCGGGACTCGCGGGGCTAACGGGGGCCGGGTCCCCGGGAACGGCGCGGGGCTCGGCCCGGGCCGCCTTGAGCGggaggctgcagcagcagcgaCAACCACCCCGGCGCCCACCGCGGGGGCCCTCTACAGCGGCAGCGAGGGTGACTCGGAGTCGGGCGAGGAGGAGGAGCTGGGCGCGGAGCGGCGCGGCCTGAAGCGGAGCCTGAGCGAGATGGAGCTCGGCGTGGTGGTCGGTGGGcccgaggcggcggcggcggccactGGGGGCTACGGGCCGGTGAGCGGCGCAGTGAGCGGCGCCAAGCCGGGTAAGAAGACTCGGGGCCGCGTGAAGATCAAGATGGAGTTCATCGACAACAAGCTGCGGCGCTACACGACCTTCAGCAAGAGGAAGACGGGCATCATGAAGAAG GCCTATGAGCTGTCCACGCTGACAGGGACACAGGTGCTGTTGCTGGTGGCCAGTGAGACAGGCCATGTGTATACCTTTGCCACCCGCAAACTGCAGCCCATGATCACCAGTGAGACTGGCAAGGCACTGATTCAGACCTGCCTCAACTCGCCAGACTCTCCACCCCGCTCAGACCCCACCACAGACCAGAGAATGAGTGCCACGGGCTTTGAAGAAACAGATCTCACCTACCAGGTGTCGGAGTCCGACAGCAGTGGGGAGACCAAG GATACACTGAAACCGGCCTTTACTGTCACCAACCTGCCGGGTACCACCTCCACCATCCAGACAGCACCCAGCACCTCTACCACCATGCAAGTCAGCAGCGGCCCCTCCTTTCCCATCACCAACTACCTGGCACCAGTGTCTGCTAGCGTCAGCCCCAGCGCTGTCAGCAGTGCCAACGGGACTGTGCTGAAGAGTACAGGCAGTGGCCCTGTTTCCTCTGGGGGCCTCATGCAGCTGCCTACCAGCTTCACCCTGATGCCTG TGACGTTGCCCGCCACCATCATGACGTCATCTGTGCCCACAACTGTGGGAGGCCACATGATGTACCCCAGCCCCCATGCAGTGATGTATGCACCCACCTCGGGCCTGGCTGATGGCAGCCTCACCGTGCTCAATGCCTTCTCCCAGGCACCATCCACCATGCAGGTGTCCCACAGCCAGGTCCAGGAGCAAG GTGGCGTCCCCCAGGTGTTCCTGACAGCGCCATCTGGGACAGTGCAGATCCCTGTTTCTGCAGTTCAGCTTCACCAG ATGGCTGTGATAGGGCAGCAGGCCGGGAGCAGCAGCAACCTCACCGAATTACAGGTGGTGAACCTGGATGCCGCCCACAGCACCAAGAGTGACTGA
- the SRF gene encoding serum response factor isoform X1: MLPSQAGAAAALGRGSALGGSLNRTPTGRPGGGGGGGTRGANGGRVPGNGAGLGPGRLEREAAAAATTTPAPTAGALYSGSEGDSESGEEEELGAERRGLKRSLSEMELGVVVGGPEAAAAATGGYGPVSGAVSGAKPGKKTRGRVKIKMEFIDNKLRRYTTFSKRKTGIMKKAYELSTLTGTQVLLLVASETGHVYTFATRKLQPMITSETGKALIQTCLNSPDSPPRSDPTTDQRMSATGFEETDLTYQVSESDSSGETKDTLKPAFTVTNLPGTTSTIQTAPSTSTTMQVSSGPSFPITNYLAPVSASVSPSAVSSANGTVLKSTGSGPVSSGGLMQLPTSFTLMPGGAVAQQVPVQAIQVHQAPQQASPSRDSSTDLTQTSSSGTVTLPATIMTSSVPTTVGGHMMYPSPHAVMYAPTSGLADGSLTVLNAFSQAPSTMQVSHSQVQEQGGVPQVFLTAPSGTVQIPVSAVQLHQMAVIGQQAGSSSNLTELQVVNLDAAHSTKSD; encoded by the exons ATGTTACCGAGCCAAGCTGGGGCCGCGGCGGCGCTGGGCCGGGGCTCGGCCCTGGGGGGCAGCCTGAACCGGACCCCGACGGGGCGGCCAGGCGGTGGAGGCGGCGGCGGGACTCGCGGGGCTAACGGGGGCCGGGTCCCCGGGAACGGCGCGGGGCTCGGCCCGGGCCGCCTTGAGCGggaggctgcagcagcagcgaCAACCACCCCGGCGCCCACCGCGGGGGCCCTCTACAGCGGCAGCGAGGGTGACTCGGAGTCGGGCGAGGAGGAGGAGCTGGGCGCGGAGCGGCGCGGCCTGAAGCGGAGCCTGAGCGAGATGGAGCTCGGCGTGGTGGTCGGTGGGcccgaggcggcggcggcggccactGGGGGCTACGGGCCGGTGAGCGGCGCAGTGAGCGGCGCCAAGCCGGGTAAGAAGACTCGGGGCCGCGTGAAGATCAAGATGGAGTTCATCGACAACAAGCTGCGGCGCTACACGACCTTCAGCAAGAGGAAGACGGGCATCATGAAGAAG GCCTATGAGCTGTCCACGCTGACAGGGACACAGGTGCTGTTGCTGGTGGCCAGTGAGACAGGCCATGTGTATACCTTTGCCACCCGCAAACTGCAGCCCATGATCACCAGTGAGACTGGCAAGGCACTGATTCAGACCTGCCTCAACTCGCCAGACTCTCCACCCCGCTCAGACCCCACCACAGACCAGAGAATGAGTGCCACGGGCTTTGAAGAAACAGATCTCACCTACCAGGTGTCGGAGTCCGACAGCAGTGGGGAGACCAAG GATACACTGAAACCGGCCTTTACTGTCACCAACCTGCCGGGTACCACCTCCACCATCCAGACAGCACCCAGCACCTCTACCACCATGCAAGTCAGCAGCGGCCCCTCCTTTCCCATCACCAACTACCTGGCACCAGTGTCTGCTAGCGTCAGCCCCAGCGCTGTCAGCAGTGCCAACGGGACTGTGCTGAAGAGTACAGGCAGTGGCCCTGTTTCCTCTGGGGGCCTCATGCAGCTGCCTACCAGCTTCACCCTGATGCCTG GTGGGGCAGTGGCCCAGCAGGTCCCAGTGCAGGCCATTCAGGTGCACCAGGCCCCACAGCAAGCGTCTCCCTCTCGCGACAGCAGCACAGACCTCACGCAGACCTCCTCCAGCGGGACAG TGACGTTGCCCGCCACCATCATGACGTCATCTGTGCCCACAACTGTGGGAGGCCACATGATGTACCCCAGCCCCCATGCAGTGATGTATGCACCCACCTCGGGCCTGGCTGATGGCAGCCTCACCGTGCTCAATGCCTTCTCCCAGGCACCATCCACCATGCAGGTGTCCCACAGCCAGGTCCAGGAGCAAG GTGGCGTCCCCCAGGTGTTCCTGACAGCGCCATCTGGGACAGTGCAGATCCCTGTTTCTGCAGTTCAGCTTCACCAG ATGGCTGTGATAGGGCAGCAGGCCGGGAGCAGCAGCAACCTCACCGAATTACAGGTGGTGAACCTGGATGCCGCCCACAGCACCAAGAGTGACTGA
- the SRF gene encoding serum response factor isoform X3 has product MLPSQAGAAAALGRGSALGGSLNRTPTGRPGGGGGGGTRGANGGRVPGNGAGLGPGRLEREAAAAATTTPAPTAGALYSGSEGDSESGEEEELGAERRGLKRSLSEMELGVVVGGPEAAAAATGGYGPVSGAVSGAKPGKKTRGRVKIKMEFIDNKLRRYTTFSKRKTGIMKKKPRLLPVGCGTLLGVRMLPMGPSLKAYELSTLTGTQVLLLVASETGHVYTFATRKLQPMITSETGKALIQTCLNSPDSPPRSDPTTDQRMSATGFEETDLTYQVSESDSSGETKDTLKPAFTVTNLPGTTSTIQTAPSTSTTMQVSSGPSFPITNYLAPVSASVSPSAVSSANGTVLKSTGSGPVSSGGLMQLPTSFTLMPGGAVAQQVPVQAIQVHQAPQQASPSRDSSTDLTQTSSSGTVTLPATIMTSSVPTTVGGHMMYPSPHAVMYAPTSGLADGSLTVLNAFSQAPSTMQVSHSQVQEQGGVPQVFLTAPSGTVQIPVSAVQLHQMAVIGQQAGSSSNLTELQVVNLDAAHSTKSD; this is encoded by the exons ATGTTACCGAGCCAAGCTGGGGCCGCGGCGGCGCTGGGCCGGGGCTCGGCCCTGGGGGGCAGCCTGAACCGGACCCCGACGGGGCGGCCAGGCGGTGGAGGCGGCGGCGGGACTCGCGGGGCTAACGGGGGCCGGGTCCCCGGGAACGGCGCGGGGCTCGGCCCGGGCCGCCTTGAGCGggaggctgcagcagcagcgaCAACCACCCCGGCGCCCACCGCGGGGGCCCTCTACAGCGGCAGCGAGGGTGACTCGGAGTCGGGCGAGGAGGAGGAGCTGGGCGCGGAGCGGCGCGGCCTGAAGCGGAGCCTGAGCGAGATGGAGCTCGGCGTGGTGGTCGGTGGGcccgaggcggcggcggcggccactGGGGGCTACGGGCCGGTGAGCGGCGCAGTGAGCGGCGCCAAGCCGGGTAAGAAGACTCGGGGCCGCGTGAAGATCAAGATGGAGTTCATCGACAACAAGCTGCGGCGCTACACGACCTTCAGCAAGAGGAAGACGGGCATCATGAAGAAG AAACCAAGGCTGCTTCCAGTGGGTTGTGGAACTTTGTTGGGAGTGAGGATGCTACCTATGGGGCCATCCTTGAAG GCCTATGAGCTGTCCACGCTGACAGGGACACAGGTGCTGTTGCTGGTGGCCAGTGAGACAGGCCATGTGTATACCTTTGCCACCCGCAAACTGCAGCCCATGATCACCAGTGAGACTGGCAAGGCACTGATTCAGACCTGCCTCAACTCGCCAGACTCTCCACCCCGCTCAGACCCCACCACAGACCAGAGAATGAGTGCCACGGGCTTTGAAGAAACAGATCTCACCTACCAGGTGTCGGAGTCCGACAGCAGTGGGGAGACCAAG GATACACTGAAACCGGCCTTTACTGTCACCAACCTGCCGGGTACCACCTCCACCATCCAGACAGCACCCAGCACCTCTACCACCATGCAAGTCAGCAGCGGCCCCTCCTTTCCCATCACCAACTACCTGGCACCAGTGTCTGCTAGCGTCAGCCCCAGCGCTGTCAGCAGTGCCAACGGGACTGTGCTGAAGAGTACAGGCAGTGGCCCTGTTTCCTCTGGGGGCCTCATGCAGCTGCCTACCAGCTTCACCCTGATGCCTG GTGGGGCAGTGGCCCAGCAGGTCCCAGTGCAGGCCATTCAGGTGCACCAGGCCCCACAGCAAGCGTCTCCCTCTCGCGACAGCAGCACAGACCTCACGCAGACCTCCTCCAGCGGGACAG TGACGTTGCCCGCCACCATCATGACGTCATCTGTGCCCACAACTGTGGGAGGCCACATGATGTACCCCAGCCCCCATGCAGTGATGTATGCACCCACCTCGGGCCTGGCTGATGGCAGCCTCACCGTGCTCAATGCCTTCTCCCAGGCACCATCCACCATGCAGGTGTCCCACAGCCAGGTCCAGGAGCAAG GTGGCGTCCCCCAGGTGTTCCTGACAGCGCCATCTGGGACAGTGCAGATCCCTGTTTCTGCAGTTCAGCTTCACCAG ATGGCTGTGATAGGGCAGCAGGCCGGGAGCAGCAGCAACCTCACCGAATTACAGGTGGTGAACCTGGATGCCGCCCACAGCACCAAGAGTGACTGA